One genomic segment of Flavobacteriaceae bacterium includes these proteins:
- a CDS encoding noncanonical pyrimidine nucleotidase, YjjG family gives MKHIRHVFFDLDHTLWDFEKNSALTFKKVLNDYAINISVDSFLEVYKPINFHYWKLYREEKISKEKLRYSRLYETFKTLRYTISDEFIETLSEKYIEFLPGFNHLFEGTIELLEYLKKKYELHIITNGFEEVQTLKMEKSGILSYFGQIITSESAGVKKPNPKIFAHALKKANAKAGNSIMIGDSLEADIQGALNCNFSVIHCNFEEEKITRDNLISVNSLNEIERYL, from the coding sequence ATGAAACATATACGGCATGTATTCTTTGACTTGGATCATACTTTATGGGATTTTGAAAAAAACTCGGCTTTAACTTTCAAAAAAGTTTTAAATGATTATGCCATAAATATAAGTGTTGATTCTTTTTTAGAAGTATATAAACCGATTAACTTTCATTATTGGAAATTGTATAGAGAAGAAAAAATTTCCAAAGAAAAATTAAGATATAGTAGATTGTATGAAACTTTTAAAACGCTGCGTTATACTATTTCCGATGAATTCATAGAGACATTATCTGAAAAGTATATAGAGTTTTTACCCGGATTCAATCATTTGTTTGAAGGGACGATTGAATTATTAGAATATCTAAAAAAGAAATATGAATTGCATATCATAACAAATGGCTTTGAAGAAGTGCAAACACTTAAAATGGAAAAATCCGGAATTTTATCTTATTTTGGCCAAATCATCACTTCCGAATCTGCCGGAGTTAAAAAACCCAATCCAAAAATATTTGCACATGCATTAAAAAAGGCAAATGCAAAAGCAGGTAATTCTATTATGATAGGAGATAGTTTAGAGGCCGATATACAAGGAGCGTTAAACTGCAATTTTTCCGTGATACATTGTAATTTTGAAGAAGAAAAAATTACTAGAGATAATTTAATTTCGGTAAACTCGTTAAATGAAATAGAGAGATACCTTTAA
- a CDS encoding oligosaccharide flippase family protein, which translates to MFRGTAIGQIIAVLGSLYLAKLYGTDAYGVFGVFVSIISIFSIISTLQLEKNIVIAKNLLSAKNWYHFLGIVVLLVSVLLVAGIYFLSEQHILKNITPHLIICVFLGGILFSFFTVNESFFIFKKKFKLLSNSKILLTLINVSFQIILYSRYEIYGLIYGYIISQFLIVIFFYFQNLKFPAHIYFHSIKNELKSNPTIIKYLLPGNTINAFAIHLMPVLIVTFFDKAQAGVYFFTMKLLTAPLFLISSSVSQVYFQKISELYLSKRSEILKITKKLVRGNLLLMFFILLLINTLGIYLLELYLHRDWQHISMFTLGLSFLIFARTSFNPVSSLIVVLNKNHISLLFNSYLLSVNLIAVYVGHLQNTITVTIVILSVFGGIGYFLLLLYFLNVLKKLKNV; encoded by the coding sequence ATGTTTAGAGGAACTGCCATCGGACAGATTATTGCAGTCCTTGGTTCTTTATATTTGGCTAAACTGTACGGTACTGATGCTTATGGGGTGTTTGGGGTGTTTGTAAGTATCATTAGTATTTTTTCAATTATCAGTACACTTCAACTGGAAAAAAATATTGTTATCGCCAAAAATCTTCTCAGTGCTAAAAACTGGTATCATTTTTTGGGTATTGTAGTTCTTTTGGTTTCTGTTCTGTTAGTAGCCGGTATCTATTTTCTTTCGGAACAGCACATTTTAAAAAATATAACTCCACATCTTATTATATGTGTTTTCTTAGGAGGTATACTCTTCTCATTTTTTACTGTGAATGAAAGCTTTTTTATATTTAAAAAGAAATTTAAACTTTTGTCAAACAGTAAAATTTTACTTACACTTATAAATGTTAGTTTTCAAATTATTCTCTATTCAAGATACGAAATATACGGTCTGATCTATGGCTATATTATTTCTCAATTTCTAATTGTTATTTTCTTTTATTTCCAAAACTTAAAATTTCCGGCACACATATATTTTCACTCTATAAAAAATGAATTAAAAAGCAATCCTACCATTATAAAGTACTTGTTACCGGGCAATACTATTAATGCTTTTGCCATACATTTAATGCCTGTTTTAATAGTAACTTTTTTTGATAAAGCCCAAGCTGGAGTTTATTTTTTTACGATGAAATTACTGACAGCTCCGCTATTTTTGATTTCTTCATCCGTATCACAGGTATATTTTCAAAAAATCTCCGAATTATATCTGTCAAAGAGATCTGAAATCCTGAAAATCACAAAAAAATTAGTACGCGGAAATTTATTGTTGATGTTTTTTATTCTATTATTGATAAATACTTTAGGTATATATCTTTTAGAGTTGTATTTACATAGGGATTGGCAACATATTAGCATGTTTACTTTAGGATTGTCTTTTTTAATTTTTGCCAGAACCTCTTTTAATCCCGTCAGTAGTTTAATTGTTGTTTTAAATAAAAATCACATAAGTTTACTATTCAATAGCTATTTACTTTCAGTAAACCTAATTGCAGTCTATGTCGGACACCTACAAAATACGATTACTGTTACCATCGTTATTTTATCTGTTTTCGGAGGAATCGGATATTTCCTTTTACTACTATATTTTTTGAATGTCCTAAAAAAATTAAAAAATGTTTAA
- a CDS encoding acyltransferase, which yields MFNALDFLLFGWVINLFYPEYYRSKYGYQRYYILFFHYLIPQKLFRLNPEVKWPVHYTSKVIAPQNITKGILCDPGDNLNNYMQATNGIHFGSNIEFGPGVSIISANHNAENFRSHIKGKPIRIGNNVWIGANATILPEVTIGDNVVIGANSVVTKDVPLNTIAVGNPCKVVKEKGTYTEDLTVIVFNRKLPEKYREFLEASKSIS from the coding sequence ATGTTTAATGCTTTAGATTTTCTACTATTCGGCTGGGTTATCAATTTATTTTATCCTGAATATTACAGGTCGAAATATGGTTATCAGCGTTATTATATCTTATTTTTTCATTATCTAATTCCACAAAAATTATTTCGATTAAATCCGGAAGTAAAATGGCCCGTCCATTATACATCCAAAGTAATTGCTCCTCAAAATATTACCAAAGGCATTTTATGTGATCCCGGTGATAACCTAAACAATTACATGCAGGCTACTAATGGCATTCATTTTGGGAGCAATATAGAATTTGGCCCCGGGGTTTCAATTATTTCCGCGAATCATAATGCAGAGAATTTTAGAAGTCATATTAAAGGAAAACCCATTCGGATAGGGAATAATGTCTGGATAGGGGCAAATGCTACCATTCTGCCGGAAGTTACCATTGGCGACAATGTGGTTATCGGGGCAAACTCGGTAGTTACAAAAGACGTTCCTTTAAATACTATTGCTGTGGGAAATCCGTGTAAGGTAGTTAAAGAAAAAGGAACTTATACGGAAGATTTAACGGTCATTGTTTTTAACAGAAAATTACCTGAAAAATATCGAGAATTTTTAGAAGCCTCAAAATCAATAAGTTGA